One genomic region from Strix uralensis isolate ZFMK-TIS-50842 chromosome 5, bStrUra1, whole genome shotgun sequence encodes:
- the CDKN1B gene encoding cyclin-dependent kinase inhibitor 1B — MSNVRISNGSPTLERMEARQSEYPKPSACRNLFGPVNHEELNRDLKKHRQEMEEACQRKWNFDFQNHKPLEGRYEWQAVEKGSSPDFYFRPPRLLKAVCKSAGRQSLDVNGNCQTVVFVGSQGISEDTHCVEQKTDVSENQTDFAEQCTGQRKRPATDDSSPQNKRANTTEEEVSEDSPSSSSVEQTPKKSSPRRHQT; from the exons ATGTCAAACGTCCGTATTTCTAATGGGAGCCCTACCCTGGAGCGCATGGAAGCCCGGCAGTCGGAGTACCCGAAGCCGTCAGCTTGTAGGAACCTCTTCGGGCCGGTGAATCATGAAGAGTTAAACAGGGACTTGAAGAAGCACCGCCAGGAGATGGAGGAGGCATGCCAGAGGAAGTGGAATTTCGATTTCCAGAATCACAAGCCGCTGGAAGGCAGGTACGAGTGGCAAGCCGTGGAGAAAGGGAGCTCGCCCGACTTCTACTTCAGACCCCCCCGGCTACTGAAAGCTGTCTGCAAGTCCGCCGGCCGCCAGAGCTTGGATGTAAACGGGAATTGCCAAACCGTGGTTTTTGTCGGTTCTCAGGGAATCTCAGAGGACACTCACTGTGTAGAGCAAAAGACTGATGTTTCTGAAAACCAGACGGACTTTGCAGAGCAGTGCACTGGGCAGAGGAAAAGACCTGCCACCGATG ATTCCTCTCCTCAAAATAAAAGAGCCAACACAACAGAAGAAGAGGTTTCAGAAGACTCCCCCAGTTCCAGTTCAGTGGAGCAAACACCCAAGAAATCAAGCCCGAGAAGACATCAAACGTAA